The genomic segment ATCTTCCCCGCGTTTGCCGGTTCATGGGCGATGCGTATTGCGACGTGCGTCGCGGCGCCGCAGGATATGCCGCTTAAGATACCCTCTTCCCGCGCAAGGCGGCGCGCCATCAACATGGCCTCGTCGTTGCTTACAGTCTCGATCCTGTCAACAAGAGAGAGGTCGAGCACCTTCGGCACGAAGCCGGCGCCGATACCCTGGATTGTGTGTGGACCTGGTTTTAGCTCCTCACCGTTTCTCACTTGAGTAAGTACCGGTGAATGAATCGGCTCTACGGCAACGGAGGTGATATTTTTACCTCTGGTCTTCTTGAAATAACGGCTTACACCGGTTATTGTCCCACCGGTACCGACACCGCAGACCAATACATCCATCTTCCCTTCCGTATCATCCCATATCTCCACCGCCGTCGTTGCCTCATGGATGGCCGGATTTGCAGGGTTTTCAAACTGCTGCGGGAGGAAGTATCGTGACGGGTCGCCCTTTGCGATCGCTTCGGCCTTATCAATAGCACCCTTCATGCCTTTTGTCCCCTCGATGAGAATAATATCAGCGCCGAGGGCCTTTAAGACCTTCCTGCGCTCGATGCTCATCGTCTCCGGCATGGTGAGGGTAATCTTATAGCCCCGTGCCGCGGCGACAAAGGCGAGTGCGATCCCGGTATTCCCCGACGTGGGCTCGATGATCTCCATACCCGGTTTCAGTCTCCCGGTCTTTTCCGCATCCCAGATCATTGCGGCGCCTACACGGCATTTAACCGAGTACGCGGGGTTTCTGCCTTCGATCTTCGCCAGGACAGTTGCCTTTGCACCGCCGGTCACCTTATTGAGCCGTACAAGCGGAGTCCTCCCGATCGAATATGAGTTGTCTTCATAGATCCTTTTCATATCTCATCCTCTGAAAACTGTTCAACGTTCTATGTTCAAGGTTCAAGGTTATTTAATCGTACTGTCATCGCGAGGAGCCATACTCTTTGTTGTCATCGCGAGGAGCCATACTCTTTGTTGTCATCGCGAGGAGCCATACTCTTTGTTGTCATCGCGAGGAGCAAAGCGACGTGGCGATCTCAAAAGATGAGATTGCCGCGCTACGCTCGCAATGACATAGGGAAAGGTGCTCGCAATGACACTACCCCGCGCTACGCTCGCAATGACCTATCACCTCTCACCTCTCGCCTATTGCCTCTCACCTATGACCTTTCACGTTTCACGATATTTGCTTATGGTTTCTTATAAAACACCCCGCCTGCGAAGCTCACCGAGGATTTGCCGTCTGTCCACTGTTTATAGCTGACGACGTCGCACAGGCTGTCCTGCAGCAGGCAGAGCTGGAAAAAGATCGGCGTGAGACCGCATATCCTCCTTGAATCCCTCTCCGCCCTTATTGCCTCGAAAAATCCTTTCGGATCGACATTTTTCACAGAATCGAGGATCGTTTCGTCCTTTCCTTTCGAACCTGCAAGGGTACCGATGTCGAGCGCGTACCGGTCCCCGAACTGTGCCCCGATGTGCGCAAGATCAGCGCCGGAGATAATGATATATGGTTTGCCGTAGTTGTCGAGGACCGACTTGAAATTCTCGACAATTCCGGCGATCTCCCCGTCGTCAATGCCTTTTTGCCCGTCTATGAATTCCTGCATAGAGCCGGTGAGGATGGGGAGCATCTCGAAATCATTGTGCGCCATGAACTGGATAAGCGGGAGTTGAAGCTCAATGGAATGTTCGCTCCTGTGCGGCCATTCATCGATATACCGTTTCAGAACATCATTTTCACATATCAGGCTGCACAGTCCTTCCGGGTGGGGAATAACATCGAGGGGCGTTGCAAAATCCTTTACCGATATGCTCCAGATTCCCTCGGTAGGGCGATGGCATGTCCCCAGGATAATGATGAGGGGTTTTTCGACAGACCTCAGGTACCTGTAGGTCTCCCTGTAGACCTCCACGCCTCTCGGATAATCTATGTGGGGGGCGAGGATACCGGTTATCTCCTGGCCTGTATATTTGTTGCCCTCTGTCCCCTTAAACATCTCATCGAGGAACGTAAGCAGTTCCATCCTGTTTGCTGCATAACTCTTTCCGGCGAGAAAGGGTTCCCTTACCGGGGTCTTCGCATATTCCTCGCGCATCTGCGCGAGGCAATCCGTGTAATGCTCATTGAAGAGAAGGAGGTTGGAATCGAGGGCATCAACAAGCCCCTGGATATGCTCTAAGTAGACCAGTTCACCGGAAACCCTCATATATTCCTCCTGG from the Syntrophorhabdaceae bacterium genome contains:
- the amrB gene encoding AmmeMemoRadiSam system protein B → MENPRLRWIEAHPIVQDGKELILLRDMEGITENAFIVPREVAFMISLMDGTRAIRDIQEEYMRVSGELVYLEHIQGLVDALDSNLLLFNEHYTDCLAQMREEYAKTPVREPFLAGKSYAANRMELLTFLDEMFKGTEGNKYTGQEITGILAPHIDYPRGVEVYRETYRYLRSVEKPLIIILGTCHRPTEGIWSISVKDFATPLDVIPHPEGLCSLICENDVLKRYIDEWPHRSEHSIELQLPLIQFMAHNDFEMLPILTGSMQEFIDGQKGIDDGEIAGIVENFKSVLDNYGKPYIIISGADLAHIGAQFGDRYALDIGTLAGSKGKDETILDSVKNVDPKGFFEAIRAERDSRRICGLTPIFFQLCLLQDSLCDVVSYKQWTDGKSSVSFAGGVFYKKP
- the cysK gene encoding cysteine synthase A, which codes for MKRIYEDNSYSIGRTPLVRLNKVTGGAKATVLAKIEGRNPAYSVKCRVGAAMIWDAEKTGRLKPGMEIIEPTSGNTGIALAFVAAARGYKITLTMPETMSIERRKVLKALGADIILIEGTKGMKGAIDKAEAIAKGDPSRYFLPQQFENPANPAIHEATTAVEIWDDTEGKMDVLVCGVGTGGTITGVSRYFKKTRGKNITSVAVEPIHSPVLTQVRNGEELKPGPHTIQGIGAGFVPKVLDLSLVDRIETVSNDEAMLMARRLAREEGILSGISCGAATHVAIRIAHEPANAGK